Proteins from a single region of Juglans microcarpa x Juglans regia isolate MS1-56 chromosome 5S, Jm3101_v1.0, whole genome shotgun sequence:
- the LOC121266969 gene encoding kinesin-like protein KIN-10B — translation MNPNAISKVRVIVRVRPFLPHEIDDKNGDRTPCVSVLDQDSDSGEEVSVYLKDKETSRNECYRLDSFFGQEDNNLGRIFCKEVSPLIPGIFHGCNATVFAYGATGSGKTYTMQGTDEQPGLMPLAMSTILSLCQSTGNTAEISYYEVYMDRCYDLLELKAKEIVILDDKDGHIHLRGLSRVPVKSMSEFSEALCCGIERRKVAHTGLNDVSSRSHGVLVISVSTPSGDGSGATVIGKLNLIDLAGNEDNRRTCNDGIRLQESGKINQSLFALSNVIFALNNNKPRVPYRESKLTRILQDSLGGTSSALMVACLNPGEYQESVHTVSLAARSRHISNFVSSAHKLETPRDKVDMEAKLRAWLESKGKTKSAQRIGAFNSPFMGKTPSSMSSVKKPSIHHSSVKAKATTNQGPCKAKQRFIPVPFTNLFNDEGQVDACLESGVIAAMPNTEVIEAAADGIVANSKMFLPDEPLDKEDNIATMHSSANCVGSSPAKVKRDVFKRSRTVLSPIDTNVNLKHLEGLSSTDQSYPVLLEPITPKRAFIGTSANKLQTTSTPLDKFSTWSCNLKSSLIQEYIAFLNTASKEELLGLKGIGEKMAEYISELRETSPLKSLSDLEKIGLSSKQVHNLFSRATRGIFDRADDDSTPSCSEQLQVGSPRF, via the exons ATGAACCCCAACGCGATCTCCAAGGTCAGAGTTATTGTGAGGGTGCGCCCCTTTCTCCCTCACGAAATCGACGACAAGAACGGTGACCGGACACCATGTGTTTCAGTTCTTGATCAAGATTCCGATTCCGGTGAAGAAGTTTCCGTTTATCTGAAAGATAAAGAAACCAG CCGAAACGAGTGCTACCGGTTGGACTCTTTCTTTGGCCAAGAGGACAACAATCTAGGTCGGATCTTCTGCAAAGAAGTGAGCCCGTTGATTCCGGGTATTTTCCATGGCTGCAACGCTACGGTGTTTGCCTATGGGGCTACCGGGAGTGGGAAGACCTACACGATGCAG GGCACTGATGAGCAGCCAGGACTAATGCCGCTGGCCATGTCTACAATTCTCTCATTGTGCCAAAGCACAGGAAACACGGCAGAGATTTCATATTACGAGGTCTATATGGACCGATGTTATGATCTTTTAGAGCTCAAAGCCAAGGAAATAGTGATCTTGGATGATAAAGATGGGCACATTCATCTACGGGGACTATCTCGGGTCCCTGTAAAGTCGATGTCCGAGTTCTCTGAGGCGCTTTGTTGTGGGATTGAGAGGCGGAAAGTAGCGCACACGGGTCTCAACGATGTCTCTAGTAGGAGCCATGGGGTGCTTGTGATTTCTGTTTCCACTCCTTCCGGCGATGGCTCTGGTGCTACTGTTATCGGAAAGCTGAACCTCATAGACCTAGCAG GTAATGAAGATAATAGAAGGACATGCAATGACGGGATTCGCCTCCAAGAGAGTGGGAAGATCAACCAGTCCTTGTTCGCATTATCGAATGTGATTTTTGCACTGAACAATAACAAACCCCGAGTGCCCTACAGAGAAAGCAAGTTGACCCGTATATTACAGGACTCTCTTGGAGGAACAAGCTCTGCTTTAATGGTTGCTTGCCTT AATCCGGGAGAGTACCAGGAATCTGTCCATACTGTCAGTTTGGCTGCTCGGTCGCGGCACATCTCTAATTTTGTTTCCTCAGCTCATAAGCTAGAGACCCCAAGGGACAAAGTCGACATGGAGGCCAAACTGCGTGCTTGGCTTGAATCTAAAGGCAAGACAAAGAGTGCACAACGAATTGGAGCATTCAATTCTCCTTTTATGGGCAAAACTCCCAGTTCTATGAGCTCTGTTAAGAAACCCAGTATCCATCACAGCTCTGTGAAAGCAAAGGCTACTACGAACCAAGGTCCTTGTAAGGCAAAACAAAG GTTTATTCCGGTGCCTTTCACAAATTTATTCAATGATGAAGGTCAAGTTGATGCTTGCTTGGAG AGTGGTGTGATTGCTGCTATGCCAAACACAGAAGTGATTGAGGCTGCTGCTGATGGAATTGTGGCCAATTCAAAAATGTTTTTGCCTG ATGAACCTTTGGACAAAGAGGATAATATTGCAACCATGCATTCTTCTGCCAATTGTGTTGGTTCATCCCCAGCTAAAGTGAAGAGAGATGTATTTAAGAGATCCAGAACAGTTCTTTCCCCCATAGACACCAAcgtaaatctaaaacatcttgAGGGGCTCTCATCCACGGATCAATCATACCCAGTTTTATTGGAGCCAATTACTCCCAAAAGAGCTTTCATTGGGACATCTGCGAACAAGTTGCAAACAACTTCCACTCCACTTGATAAATTCAGTACATGGAGCTGCAATTTGAAG AGCTCTCTTATTCAAGAGTATATTGCTTTCTTAAATACGGCCAgcaa AGAGGAGCTACTTGGATTAAAG GGGATTGGAGAGAAAATGGCAGAATACATATCTGAACTCAGAGAAACAAGCCCATTAAAATCT TTGAGTGATTTGGAGAAGATAGGCCTTTCATCCAAGCAG GTTCACAACTTGTTCAGCAGAGCTACAAGAGGAATATTTGATAGAGCAGATGATGATTCAACACCCAGTTGTTCAGAGCAATTGCAAGTTGGTTCTCCTCGTTTCTAG
- the LOC121266982 gene encoding metallothionein-like protein 2, with protein sequence MSCCGGNCGCGSGCKCGSGCGGCKMYPDLSYLESTTTETLIVGVAPQKTHYEGSEMVVGAENGGCKCGSNCTCDPCNCK encoded by the exons ATGTCGTGCTGCGGAGGAAACTGTGGCTGCGGCTCTGGCTGCAAGTGCGGCTCTGGCTGTGGAGG aTGCAAGATGTACCCTGACCTGAGCTACTTGGAGAGCACGACCACCGAGACCCTTATCGTTGGTGTTGCTCCCCAGAAGAC ACACTATGAGGGTTCTGAGATGGTCGTGGGAGCTGAGAATGGTGGCTGCAAGTGCGGATCCAACTGCACCTGTGACCCTTGCAATTGTAAATGA